A genomic segment from Gemmatimonadaceae bacterium encodes:
- a CDS encoding CocE/NonD family hydrolase yields MMRGMVRVTRRRRAPAIVLLLAVVLPLASVAAQSLAWPDTAWLRAHYAKREVMIPMRDGVRLFTAIYTPRDSSKSYPILLTRTPYSAQPYGEARYARYLGPGPGFAALGYTFVTQDVRGRYRSEGRFVHMTPHKAVKRGARDVDESTDTYDTIDWLVTHVERNNGRVGLWGISYGGFFAAAGMLDAHPALKAVSPQAPQTDWFAGDDTHHNGAFLLASTFNFMAMCGKKGAGTSMSCGKPFDFGTADGYRFFLDMGPLATAEQRWFKDSVPGWSDMMRHGTYDAFWKARNILPHVKRVKPAVLTVGGWYDANNFYGALHLYLAIERQSLATDNAVVLGPWYHGQWARDSGSKVGDLSFGAPSSDRYQREILTPFFEGHLKGSGMGTHPKAWVFETGTNRWRTFDQWPPREGGARSLYLGAGNTIAMEPPAATQAPSYDQWVSDPARPVPFAGAPSTDMDHDYMAKDQRFAESRPDVVTYRGEVLTEDLTIAGPVKPSLHVTTTGTDGDWVVKLIDVHPDGFQELVRGDVVRAKFRHSLSKPEPLVPGRVTRLDFEMPDVFHTFRRGHRMVVQVQGSWFPLVDRNPQTFVDIYKAKASDFRAATQRVYRSAGYPSRIEVRVLPPQVVP; encoded by the coding sequence ATGATGAGAGGCATGGTGCGCGTAACTCGGCGGCGTCGTGCCCCGGCCATCGTGTTGCTGCTGGCGGTGGTGCTGCCGCTGGCCTCCGTCGCGGCGCAATCGCTGGCCTGGCCCGACACCGCGTGGCTGCGCGCGCACTACGCCAAGCGCGAGGTGATGATCCCGATGCGTGACGGCGTCCGGCTCTTCACCGCGATCTACACGCCGCGCGACAGCTCGAAGTCGTATCCCATCCTCCTCACGCGCACGCCGTACAGCGCGCAGCCCTATGGCGAGGCGCGCTATGCGCGCTACCTGGGGCCCGGCCCCGGCTTCGCAGCGTTGGGGTACACCTTTGTCACGCAGGATGTGCGCGGGCGCTACCGGTCCGAGGGGCGCTTTGTCCACATGACGCCGCACAAGGCGGTCAAGCGCGGAGCGCGCGACGTGGACGAGAGCACCGACACGTACGACACCATCGACTGGCTGGTGACGCACGTCGAGCGCAACAATGGGCGCGTGGGGTTGTGGGGAATTTCGTACGGCGGCTTCTTTGCGGCTGCCGGGATGCTCGACGCGCACCCCGCGCTCAAGGCGGTGTCGCCGCAGGCCCCTCAAACGGACTGGTTCGCCGGCGACGACACGCACCACAACGGCGCCTTCCTCCTCGCCTCGACCTTCAACTTCATGGCGATGTGCGGGAAGAAGGGGGCGGGGACGTCGATGTCGTGCGGGAAGCCGTTCGACTTCGGGACGGCCGACGGTTACCGCTTCTTCCTCGACATGGGGCCGCTGGCCACGGCAGAGCAACGCTGGTTCAAGGACTCCGTCCCCGGATGGAGCGACATGATGCGCCACGGGACGTACGACGCGTTCTGGAAGGCGCGCAACATCCTCCCGCACGTGAAGCGGGTGAAGCCGGCGGTGCTCACCGTAGGCGGCTGGTACGACGCCAACAACTTCTACGGCGCGTTGCACCTGTACCTCGCCATCGAGCGGCAGAGTCTTGCCACCGACAACGCCGTCGTCCTCGGCCCGTGGTACCACGGTCAGTGGGCGCGCGACTCGGGGAGCAAGGTGGGCGACCTGTCGTTTGGCGCGCCCAGCTCGGACCGGTACCAGCGCGAGATCCTCACGCCGTTCTTCGAGGGGCACCTCAAGGGGAGCGGGATGGGGACACATCCCAAGGCGTGGGTCTTCGAGACCGGGACCAATCGGTGGCGCACCTTCGACCAGTGGCCGCCGCGCGAAGGCGGGGCGCGGTCGCTGTACCTGGGGGCGGGCAACACGATCGCGATGGAGCCGCCAGCCGCAACGCAAGCGCCGTCCTACGACCAGTGGGTCAGCGATCCCGCACGCCCGGTCCCCTTCGCGGGCGCGCCGAGCACCGACATGGACCACGACTACATGGCGAAGGACCAACGATTCGCCGAGTCGCGCCCCGATGTGGTGACATACCGTGGCGAGGTCTTGACGGAAGACCTCACCATCGCCGGCCCGGTGAAGCCGTCGCTCCACGTGACGACCACCGGGACCGACGGCGACTGGGTGGTGAAGCTCATCGACGTGCATCCTGACGGCTTCCAGGAGTTGGTGCGCGGCGACGTGGTGCGTGCGAAGTTCCGCCACTCGCTCTCCAAGCCCGAGCCGCTCGTCCCCGGGCGGGTCACGCGCCTCGACTTCGAGATGCCCGACGTCTTCCATACATTCCGCCGGGGACACCGCATGGTGGTGCAGGTGCAAGGGAGCTGGTTCCCCCTGGTCGACCGGAACCCGCAGACCTTCGTCGACATCTACAAGGCCAAGGCGAGCGACTTCCGTGCGGCGACGCAGCGCGTGTACCGGAGTGCGGGCTACCCCTCGCGCATCGAGGTGCGCGTCCTTCCACCACAGGTTGTGCCATGA
- a CDS encoding nuclear transport factor 2 family protein, whose translation MTGVFRRSTFRLVLLAATVAVAVAACGPGAVPGAGDARVTGEATVGAAPAAIRADAPPATDPAADEAAIRAVLDRWYVAMQGADSAGTLAPLTRDFLLLEDTLPLTGPQLAARLREGAGTRWTASFSDFRTRLNGNVAWTTLRNHEESTGGDGKRCQADFLETIVFVREGQRWLIDRYHAAALHRWSCS comes from the coding sequence ATGACAGGCGTCTTTCGCCGCTCAACGTTCCGGTTGGTGCTTCTCGCGGCCACCGTCGCCGTTGCGGTCGCCGCCTGCGGGCCGGGTGCCGTGCCCGGCGCGGGGGATGCGCGCGTCACGGGCGAAGCGACCGTCGGCGCGGCGCCAGCCGCAATTCGCGCCGACGCACCGCCGGCCACTGATCCAGCCGCCGACGAGGCGGCGATCCGCGCCGTGCTGGACCGGTGGTACGTCGCCATGCAGGGCGCCGACTCCGCGGGAACCCTCGCCCCGCTCACGCGTGACTTCCTCCTGCTCGAGGACACGTTGCCGCTGACGGGCCCCCAATTGGCCGCCCGCCTCAGGGAAGGGGCGGGAACCCGGTGGACCGCATCGTTCAGCGACTTCCGCACGCGCCTCAACGGCAACGTGGCCTGGACCACGCTCAGGAACCACGAGGAGTCGACCGGTGGCGATGGCAAACGCTGCCAGGCCGACTTTCTGGAGACGATCGTCTTCGTGCGCGAGGGCCAACGGTGGCTCATCGACCGCTATCACGCGGCTGCGCTGCATCGGTGGAGTTGCAGCTAA
- a CDS encoding beta-lactamase family protein, which translates to MMRSHARAVALALAPLAIVATAPSLRAQSAAPLIVPAKVDAVFKNFTRATPGCAVGIYQKGKVVYAKGYGMADLTFGVPITPITVFDIGSTSKQFAAASIIVLANEGKLSLTDDVRKYVPELPNYGKVITIDHMLRHTSGLRDYNGLLYLGGHHFEDYTTDDDALSIILAQRNTNFVPGTRWDYSNSGFFLLSVIVKRVTGQTLGDFAKARFFAPLGMNVTHFRTDHTALVPNRATAYEPADKGFTIDMSDWDQAGDGAVNTNVIELARWDANFYDAKVGGRALVDRLQEVGALDDGTSHGYGRGLFVDTYRGARRVHHGGSWAGYRAMLMRFPEQGVAIGLTCNRGDANTQRLAEQVADVVLDKSFREGKSFTPLRRAPGVAPAAANIDPTPYVGTFFSEEEQGALGVEAKDGAAVLSYSGRNIPLTRIADDEFIGMEGMIKVSFVDARQEARLSIAGRPATAYRRAERWQPSAAELAPLVGTYRSPELLSSWTIRQSGDSLFIKGRAVGESPLVPVIRDGYSSGSGFVRITRDANGAVSGFELSASRMKRIRFDR; encoded by the coding sequence ATGATGCGCTCGCACGCCCGTGCCGTCGCGCTCGCGCTCGCCCCACTGGCGATCGTCGCGACCGCACCCTCGCTCCGCGCCCAGTCCGCCGCGCCCCTCATCGTCCCCGCCAAAGTCGATGCGGTCTTCAAGAACTTCACGCGCGCCACCCCCGGTTGCGCCGTCGGCATCTATCAGAAGGGGAAGGTCGTGTACGCGAAGGGGTACGGCATGGCCGACCTCACCTTCGGGGTCCCCATCACCCCCATCACCGTCTTCGACATCGGCTCCACGTCGAAGCAGTTCGCCGCGGCCTCGATCATCGTGCTGGCCAACGAAGGGAAGCTCTCGCTCACCGACGACGTGCGGAAGTACGTCCCCGAGCTCCCCAACTACGGAAAGGTCATCACGATCGACCACATGCTGCGGCATACCTCCGGCTTGCGCGACTACAACGGACTCCTCTACCTCGGCGGACACCACTTCGAGGACTACACCACCGACGACGACGCGCTCTCCATCATCCTGGCGCAGCGCAACACCAACTTCGTCCCGGGGACGCGGTGGGACTACAGCAACTCCGGCTTCTTCCTCCTCTCCGTCATCGTCAAGCGAGTCACCGGACAAACACTCGGCGATTTCGCCAAGGCGCGCTTCTTTGCGCCGTTAGGGATGAACGTCACGCACTTCCGCACCGATCACACCGCACTCGTCCCCAACCGCGCCACGGCCTACGAGCCCGCGGACAAGGGGTTCACCATCGACATGTCCGACTGGGATCAGGCCGGTGACGGCGCGGTGAACACCAACGTGATCGAGCTGGCCAGGTGGGATGCGAACTTCTACGACGCCAAGGTGGGGGGGCGAGCGCTGGTGGATCGCCTGCAGGAGGTCGGGGCGCTCGACGACGGGACCTCGCATGGCTACGGGCGCGGGCTCTTCGTCGACACGTATCGCGGCGCGCGCCGAGTGCATCACGGCGGGTCGTGGGCCGGCTATCGCGCCATGCTCATGCGCTTTCCCGAACAGGGGGTGGCAATCGGGCTCACCTGCAACCGGGGCGACGCCAACACCCAGCGGCTCGCCGAGCAGGTGGCGGACGTGGTGCTCGACAAGTCGTTCAGGGAAGGGAAGTCGTTCACGCCGCTGCGCCGCGCGCCTGGCGTCGCGCCGGCAGCTGCAAACATCGACCCCACACCGTATGTCGGGACCTTCTTCTCGGAGGAGGAGCAGGGGGCGCTGGGCGTGGAGGCCAAGGATGGCGCGGCGGTCCTCTCGTACAGCGGGCGAAACATCCCGCTGACGCGCATTGCCGACGACGAGTTCATCGGCATGGAGGGGATGATCAAGGTGAGCTTTGTCGATGCGCGGCAGGAGGCGCGGCTCTCCATCGCCGGCCGCCCCGCTACTGCCTATCGACGCGCCGAGCGGTGGCAGCCCAGTGCGGCAGAACTCGCGCCGCTCGTGGGGACGTATCGCAGCCCCGAGCTGCTGTCGTCCTGGACGATTCGCCAGTCGGGTGACTCGCTCTTCATCAAGGGGCGCGCCGTGGGTGAGTCGCCGCTGGTGCCGGTGATCCGAGACGGCTACTCGTCAGGCAGCGGCTTCGTGCGCATCACGCGCGACGCGAACGGCGCCGTGTCCGGCTTCGAGTTGAGCGCCAGTCGCATGAAGCGTATCCGCTTCGATCGATGA